A stretch of Chanodichthys erythropterus isolate Z2021 chromosome 20, ASM2448905v1, whole genome shotgun sequence DNA encodes these proteins:
- the g0s2 gene encoding G0/G1 switch protein 2 has protein sequence MDMHEIIPFAKEMLRSGPSKGCLKVYLVGGTFAVLGMVSGVVQVAASLFPDHEEPDFEMLKVQELISVKEQVQEPQTSIPEDDEMDAAMEAKAKEMPMTRQRRMSFRAHAS, from the coding sequence ATGGACATGCATGAGATCATCCCTTTCGCTAAGGAAATGCTGAGGTCCGGTCCCTCCAAGGGCTGCCTGAAGGTCTACCTAGTGGGCGGCACGTTCGCCGTCCTGGGAATGGTGAGCGGCGTGGTGCAGGTTGCCGCTTCCCTCTTCCCTGACCACGAGGAGCCTGATTTTGAGATGCTAAAGGTGCAGGAGCTCATATCAGTAAAAGAGCAGGTCCAGGAGCCACAAACCTCCATCCCTGAAGACGACGAAATGGATGCTGCGATGGAGGCCAAGGCTAAGGAAATGCCCATGACCAGACAGAGGAGGATGAGCTTCAGAGCTCATGCTTCATAA
- the vwa1 gene encoding von Willebrand factor A domain-containing protein 1: MEVRKVLTCVLFSVCLWAGDAQDSVPVSVLNCCEGDVLFLLDSSGSVASYEFSRMVDFLSELLLPFSLGPDEVRVGLLQVGTEPHLEFGFDTYSSQQGLQAALERTRQLKGDTNTVDALLLASNQVLKQGVPGGARPDLPRVLVWLTDGVDPGAVQEPMARLREEGVAVLVVSTGHGNYQVLRDVVSPPTEEHLFFVDVDDINIISEDLRNAIIEIIRAERLQVKSVTATSAQLEWRPVLAGTGYYDIQFGPIRTGQTGGSGGPGTSPGTGLGPFQRITRPGDASSAQLTGLRPDTTYTVTLTPKANLEFLNSLQATFTTRPVAPPQPEVQTLSTVTVSESSSSSVRVSWAPLLPHLIQTYQVEYSALPSGPLRVISVSNRQDSIVLTDLQPDTQYLVTISARQYSGKERAMSVKACTQEVLPALSDLQLTTVGNESVQLRWKGSYDGLRGYWVTWERGQSQRSTLYLPPNRLSTTLNHVPSRARVCVSPVYRTARGEGLCCTA, encoded by the exons ATGGAGGTCCGAAAAGTGCTCACGTGTGTTTTGTTCAGCGTGTGTCTGTGGGCAGGAGACGCTCAGGACTCGGTACCTGTTTCAG TTTTAAACTGCTGCGAGGGCGATGTCCTGTTTCTCCTGGACTCCTCTGGTAGCGTGGCCTCCTACGAGTTCTCCCGTATGGTGGACTTCCTGTCGGAGCTCCTGCTGCCTTTCTCGTTAGGGCCGGATGAGGTGAGGGTGGGACTGCTGCAGGTTGGGACTGAACCCCATCTTGAGTTTGGCTTCGACACCTACAGCTCCCAGCAAGGACTGCAGGCGGCCCTGGAGAGGACTAGACAGCTAAAGGGTGACACCAACACGGTGGACGCTCTACTGTTGGCTAGCAATCAAGTTTTGAAACAGGGTGTGCCGGGAGGTGCCAGACCAGATCTGCCCAGGGTTCTGGTTTGGCTCACGGATGGAGTGGATCCAGGCGCGGTGCAGGAACCAATGGCGAGGCTGCGAGAAGAGGGCGTGGCTGTACTAGTGGTTTCCACTGGTCATGGGAACTACCAGGTGCTGAGAGATGTCGTAAGTCCACCTACAGAGGAACACCTGTTCTTTGTGGACGTTGACGATATCAACATCATCAGCGAAGACTTGAGGAATGCAATTATTG AGATTATACGGGCCGAGAGGCTACAAGTGAAGTCGGTCACCGCTACTTCAGCTCAGCTGGAATGGAGACCTGTGTTGGCTGGTACCGGCTACTACGATATTCAGTTTGGTCCCATCCGGACAGGGCAGACCGGAGGGTCCGGAGGTCCAGGCACCAGTCCTGGCACTGGTTTGGGTCCTTTTCAGAGGATCACGCGGCCTGGAGATGCCAGCTCGGCTCAGCTGACTGGCCTGCGTCCAGACACTACATATACCGTCACCCTCACACCGAAGGCTAACCTGGAGTTCCTGAACTCTCTTCAAGCCACATTTACTACACGGCCAG TGGCTCCTCCTCAGCCGGAGGTCCAGACTCTCTCCACAGTGACGGTGTCCGAGTCGAGCAGCAGCAGTGTGCGTGTGAGCTGGGCTCCGCTGCTGCCTCACCTCATACAGACCTACCAGGTGGAGTACTCAGCTCTTCCTTCAGGGCCGCTCCGGGTGATCAGCGTCAGTAACAGGCAGGACTCCATAGTCCTTACCGACCTCCAGCCCGACACACAGTACCTGGTCACCATAAGCGCAAGACAGTACTCTGGCAAAGAGAGAGCCATGTCGGTTAAAGCCTGTACACAGGAAG TGCTGCCGGCTCTCTCGGATTTGCAGCTGACCACAGTGGGCAATGAGTCAGTGCAGCTCCGGTGGAAGGGGAGTTACGACGGCCTCCGTGGTTACTGGGTCACATGGGAGCGAGGTCAGAGCCAGCGCTCCACCCTGTATTTACCACCCAACCGCCTGTCCACCACCCTCAACCATGTGCCCTCCAGAGCCCGCGTCTGCGTCTCCCCGGTGTACCGGACGGCTCGTGGCGAGGGTCTCTGCTGCACTGCTTAG
- the otud3 gene encoding OTU domain-containing protein 3, with amino-acid sequence MSRKQSGKPIKGNRKCELERKRDERAARRALAKDKKNRPPGGEDGEEFVSFSNQLQALGLKLREVPGDGNCLFRALGDQLEGHSRGHLHLRQETVQYMMTHRQDFEPFVEDEVPFTKHLSNLSQPGMFAGNDAIVAFARSQQLKVVIHQLNNPLWEINGTDKPSCRELHIAYRYGDHYDSVRKIGDNSESPAHLRIESLNNSRRFGDGQKEKSRGASPSRSLSEDEELILNILCADSQSDNLCQSDATSQTCHSDWLESELNNQSSQRDSASGTHPLCQGMQAECSEIISPTEDSISHKPKLSNKQRKEQQRLEKKKRQEERHRQKVLQGKGSHDQNQNGPEAVTLVPALNTLSI; translated from the exons ATGTCAAGGAAACAGTCAGGAAAGCCCataaagggaaacaggaagtgtgaattagagagaaagagagatgagcGGGCGGCCCGCCGGGCTCTGGCCAAGGACAAAAAGAACAGACCTCCAGGAGGGGAAGATGGAGAGGAGTTTGTCAGCTTTTCCAACCAGCTTCAGGCTCTGGGTCTCAAACTCCGAGAGGTGCCTGGAGACGG AAACTGTTTGTTCCGAGCTCTTGGAGATCAGCTGGAGGGACATTCGCGGGGTCACCTGCATCTGCGGCAGGAGACGGTACAGTACATGATGACCCACAGGCAGGACTTCGAGCCCTTCGTTGAAGACGAAGTGCCGTTCACAAAGCACT TGTCAAACCTCTCACAGCCGGGCATGTTTGCCGGTAATGATGCCATCGTGGCCTTCGCTCGCAGCCAGCAGTTGAAAGTGGTTATTCATCAGCTGAACAATCCATTGTGGGAG ATAAATGGTACAGACAAGCCGTCGTGCCGTGAGCTACACATCGCATATCGCTATGGAGACCATTATGACAGCGTCCGGAAGATTGGAGACAACTCGGAGAGTCCGGCACATCTACGTATAGAG AGTCTGAATAATTCCAGGCGCTTTGGAGACGGGCAGAAGGAGAAGTCGAGAGGCGCCTCTCCCTCGCGCTCTCTCTCTGAAGACGAAGAGCTGATCTTGAACATTCTTTGTGCCGACA GTCAATCAGACAATCTATGTCAATCGGATGCCACATCACAGACGTGCcacagtgattggctggagTCTGAACTGAACAACCAATCATCACAGAGAGATTCGGCCTCAGGGACACACCCTTTATGTCAAGGCATGCAGGCTGAATGTAGTGAAATCATATCGCCAACAGAGGACAGCATCTCACATAAACCCAAG cTCTCTAATAAACAAAGGAAAGAGCAACAGCGTCTAGAAAAGAAGAAACGTCAAGAGGAGAGACATAGACAGAAGGTTTTACAGGGCAAAGGGTCACATGACCAGAATCAGAACGGACCTGAAGCCGTCACTCTTGTGCCAGCACTCAACACCCTGAGCATCTAG